The Paenibacillus amylolyticus genome contains the following window.
TGGATTTCTATGCGCTTGTGATCAATTTGAATGTATGTGTGATGGGTGCTGCACTGTTTGCAATCAATTGTGGCAGTTCCACGAGAAGTCCGTCTTCCGTATGCTGATACGAAAGTACGTCATCGCTACCAACGAGTTCGATCCGCTCTACCTTTTCCAGATAAGGAATGATTACCTGTGGTTGTACGATCTCATTCTCGTTTCGATATAAACGGAAGGCATATACGGTGTTGATCTCTTCCTTCTGCGTAAAAGCCCAGTCCTTCGTAAAATATGGCGCACAGATGCGGGTTCCATATACACCTTCTCCGTGAGTGCCCAACCATTCTCCGAGTCCCTTGATGCCTCGAATGGCCCCTTTGGGCAGGCGCCCATCCGGTTGCGGCCCTACATTCAGCGCCAGGTTACCGCCCTTGGACACGACTTCGAGTAGGATATGTGCGAGCTGTCTTCCCGTTTTATACTGATCATCGAATCCGAAGGCAAAGGAGTTCCCCACCGTAATACAGCTCTCCCATGGAATGTTCATCGGATGTTCCGGGATGGTCTGCTCAGGGGTAACGATATTCTCATACGGCCCACCGACGGTGCGATCTGCGGACAGGAGCCACGGTTGTGTGGTCTGACGCGCCCGTTCCACAACTTCTCCGAGCCTGATATCCTGACCATGGCGGCCTTCGCGTACCCAGCCTGCATCCAGCCACAGACACTCGATCCGCCCGTAATTCGTCAGCAACTCCATGATCTGCTCATGTGTGAACTCCACGAATTTCTCCCATAGCCACGGATACTTATGGGGATCATACGAGGGACCGCGCCACATATGACGTCCACGCTCCATGCCCGGTGCCCAGTAATACGGGGTATGCCAGTCCGCTTTGGAGAAGTACGCTGAAATGCCAAGTCCTTTGGCTCGAAAAGCGTCAAATAATGATCGACAGATGTCCGCATACTTATGGGTATGAAAGGGGGTATCCTTGCCCGTAATCCGGTAATCCGTCGTCTTGGTATCCCACATGCAGAAGCCGTCATGGTGTTTGGTGGTGAACAGGAAATATTTGAACCCGTTATCTGCCGCCATCTGTGCCCATTCCTCGGGCTGGAAGCGAATCGGATTGAAGGTTTTGTTCAGATCGAAATATTCTCGCTTGAAGTCTTCCATGTCATCCGTCCAGTCAATGTCATCGCGTGACCAATCACCGTCATCGTCGCTCAGCGCCCAGGACTCCACGAGGCCAAGCTGGGAATACGGCCCCCAGTGCATCATCAGCCCCAGCTTCTGGTCCTTGAACCACTCCAACCGCTCATTCAGCAGCGGATTCTCTGGTTTGATCCATTCGTCCTCTTTGCTAAAATTGTGCACACCAGCTTCGACGATCTGCTCTTCCTGCTCCAGTACGGTTTCTTTGGTTTCGCTCATTCTGATTCATCTCCTTTGGATTAGAATAAAAGATAAACCTTGCTTGTTACGCCTGGTCACTCCGAGTGCAGTACCATCTTTCGATCGCTGTTATCCCCAGATTTTTTGATAATTTTCCTAGAGGGAAAATCCGGGGATAAAGGCGAGCGCTTCGCTTCTTCAGATTGGTTCTGCACTCTCCGTTTTGGCGTAAACGGTACGTTCGAAAGGTCAACATATAGAGGGCGTAATCGATTCACCGGTCCGATTGCGGTGTCGGCTCCAAATCCTATGAAACCCGGATTCCCCTCATTTCTTTAGAGAAATGTAAACTGGCTGATCCTGGCGAATGGGTAGACGCTTTTCTAAGGAACACAGGGCGTCTTATTTAGCCTTTTGATCCTCTTTTTAAATCGTAAGGAACTTCAGACACGTTATTTCACGAAATTGGCTGATAAAAAGGCCATAAACTGCTGTTTAGTCTGTAATAGCGTGTGTCAGGTTCCTTAGATTTCTGATAGCACTCCATATCCTTAAATAAGACGCCTCAGATTCGTTAGTGCTCGCTCCCACGCTTAATTCCAGCAGCAAGCAAAGAGGACGACCCCGAATCTAGCACGGAGTGGAGCTTTCATTGAGAAGGTAGCAAAGTGTTCATCATCTTAATACCAATGCCGCGGGAGTCGTTAAGTATCAACGTGAAGTAGCCAACTTGGAGCACCCACACCCGCGCCATACAATGCTCACACCTACAACGTAATTTCACGTCCCAGACGGGCTGATTCGTAGATGGCACAGAGCATCTTCATTACTTCGACGCCGTCTTCTACTGGGCTAAGTGTTTCTTTGCGGCCCTGCGTACTATCGATAAAATGGTTAATTTCATTGCGGAACGAGCCCATAAAGTCGAATGATTTGAAATCCACCTGTGGGGTCATGTTCAAAATGGTGTTAAATTTCTCGCCAATAATCGAAATTTCCGGCTCCAGCTCGGCACCGCCTTTGTCACCATACAGCTTGACCGAAGTCTCATCCGCTTTGGCGTGAAGCGTAAAGCTGACATCCACGAGCAGGCTCGCACCGTTTTCAAAACGAATTAGGGCATTCGCCATATCCTCCACAGTGTTCTGCTGCGCGTCATAGTCCGCTGCTTTGTAGAACGACAGATTGTTAATATTCGAGCGGTTTCCT
Protein-coding sequences here:
- a CDS encoding alpha-L-fucosidase; this encodes MSETKETVLEQEEQIVEAGVHNFSKEDEWIKPENPLLNERLEWFKDQKLGLMMHWGPYSQLGLVESWALSDDDGDWSRDDIDWTDDMEDFKREYFDLNKTFNPIRFQPEEWAQMAADNGFKYFLFTTKHHDGFCMWDTKTTDYRITGKDTPFHTHKYADICRSLFDAFRAKGLGISAYFSKADWHTPYYWAPGMERGRHMWRGPSYDPHKYPWLWEKFVEFTHEQIMELLTNYGRIECLWLDAGWVREGRHGQDIRLGEVVERARQTTQPWLLSADRTVGGPYENIVTPEQTIPEHPMNIPWESCITVGNSFAFGFDDQYKTGRQLAHILLEVVSKGGNLALNVGPQPDGRLPKGAIRGIKGLGEWLGTHGEGVYGTRICAPYFTKDWAFTQKEEINTVYAFRLYRNENEIVQPQVIIPYLEKVERIELVGSDDVLSYQHTEDGLLVELPQLIANSAAPITHTFKLITSA